One Vicia villosa cultivar HV-30 ecotype Madison, WI unplaced genomic scaffold, Vvil1.0 ctg.006374F_1_1, whole genome shotgun sequence genomic region harbors:
- the LOC131642991 gene encoding uncharacterized protein LOC131642991 — MKTSQSRQKNYHEKRKKDLEFQGGDYVFLRVTSVTGVGRALKSKKLTPRFIGLYQISEKVGNVVYRVALPPNLLNLHDVFHVSQLRKYISDPSHVFLMDDVQVQDNLTMETMTVRIEDHERKTLRGKEIALLKVVWSGATGESMTWELESKMRESYPELFV, encoded by the coding sequence atgaagacttctcagagtaggCAGAAGAATTACcatgaaaagagaaagaaagatttAGAGTTTCAAGGGGGTGATTATGTGTTTTTGAGAGTCACGTCGGTGACTGGTGTGGGGCGAGCGTTGAAgtctaagaagctcactcctcgctTTATTGGACTGTATCAGATTTCGGAGAAGGTTGGGAATGTGGTATATAGAGTGGCTTTACCGCCAAATCTTTTgaatttgcatgacgtgtttcatgtgtcgcaacttcggaagtataTTTCTGATCCTTCTCATGTGTTCcttatggatgatgtgcaagtacaAGATAATCTCACGATGGAGACTATGACAGTACGAATTGAAGATCATGAAAGGAAGACGCTTAGAGGCAAGGAAATCGCTTTGTTGAAAGTGGTCTGGTCAGGAGCTACTGGAGAGagtatgacgtgggaattggagagcaagatgcgggaGTCTTATCCTGAGTTATTCGTATGA